The stretch of DNA CATCGTTTTCATGACTTCATCTTTCCCCGGTCCGGACAGGGGAGCAGCCTGCGCTTCAACATTCCCGGGCCCCAATAAAATCAGGAGGGTTACCATGAATGCCCTGAGTATCCCTGGTCCGACAATCTCATGGGAAAAGCCGGCGGAACATCTAAAACGTTCTTCGATACCGAACATATACGGGACCTCCTTTCACGGAACAGATCGTATGGACAGGAAAGGCTGATGTTATCCCCACACCTCTCACGGAACTCAACCCGTCCACTCTCCCAACCCAAGAGAGAGGGGGAACTCAGGACAATGTGGTCTCAACAGCACTAATGTATGAATTATCAGGATCAGGTAAAATACTTTTTTTATTTCACATGATGCGCAAGGTTAATTCATTGGAGAATAACGAAGTGTAATAAATGGCGCGCCAAGCAGGACTCGAACCTGCGGCCTACTGCTTAGAAGGCAGTTGCTCTATCCGACTGAGCTATTGGCGCACCTCGTTGCGGCAGAAGAGGTTATAAGATATTATTTTTCATTTATCAATTTTCTCTGGCAGTTTTCTGGCAGTTTTAAAAGAGGATAGTTTTTAACTATCCTCTATGGCAATAATGCCAAATATCTTTGTGTTGTCGACAGATTGCTATGGCCGAGCAACATCATGATCTCGAAAATCGGCGTTCCATTTTTCGATAATTTTGAAGCGTACCGATGCCGGAGCGAATGCCAGTTCCAAGATTTCTGCCCAAGTTTATGGACATACTTCTCAAGAAATCTCGGCTCCTTCTTCCAGCGATTGAATCCCTTGAAATCAACGAGCAGTTCCGTTGTATACGGTACTTTCCGGGGAATAAGGCTTCCATGAAGGCTTTTACGCGTGTGGAGAACCAAAAATCCATCATAGATGTCTTTGGATTCAAACCGTATCGCTTCCGATATCCGCGCTCCAGTGTTCATGACAAAATGAACAAGAAGGGCTTCATCCCTATCGCAGAGTTCAAGCACCGCATCAATATCTTTATCAGTGGGAATATACTTGATTTGCTTATCTTCCGCAAATGGTTTTATACCGACGACGGGATTTTTAATGTCCAGTTCGTGGATTTTAATCCCATAATTAAACAATGCTTTAAGGCAGGTTATACAGACATTAACCCGGCGGTTGCCCTTGCCCCTGCTTTGTAGATCATTTGCATAATCAAGCAATAGAGTATTGATGTCTTTTCTCGTTATCTGCGATACATGGATATTCCCGACCTTATCCAACAGCAGCTTCAATGCGAAATGATTAT from bacterium encodes:
- a CDS encoding site-specific integrase, which gives rise to MPAEKIKTKFGFRWRYRGQYQGIQYRSPSIYATKQEALLAEKRHVLEIDEELKNPKKDMKLFDLMNDRLNYIEVKNSVLYYRDNHFALKLLLDKVGNIHVSQITRKDINTLLLDYANDLQSRGKGNRRVNVCITCLKALFNYGIKIHELDIKNPVVGIKPFAEDKQIKYIPTDKDIDAVLELCDRDEALLVHFVMNTGARISEAIRFESKDIYDGFLVLHTRKSLHGSLIPRKVPYTTELLVDFKGFNRWKKEPRFLEKYVHKLGQKSWNWHSLRHRYASKLSKNGTPIFEIMMLLGHSNLSTTQRYLALLP